The Nodosilinea sp. PGN35 genome has a window encoding:
- a CDS encoding EAL domain-containing protein yields MKLSQGKEAHPLSQPDPSQFTLLIKDEARSLTIPLGKNFYSIGRDQDRDIQLLCQGISRYHASLMWLSGSYHIVDGEPGGRLSRNGVFVNGKAIKKGIIKAGDKIVFCKNVSGEIEENPFVSADEKTILENLVEPGKVKHFGRNHSRLDVKDEADFSLFSDCPDLFMKIDFEGRILSFQNGTDPELPKLSLSQLGKTVSECFPVDFCLNLFKHIQQVGKSKTLHSFEVSIPQNGHFLFCELRVFPGVDSHSVVIVRNINQRKILERKLMLEAVHDSLTGLPNRAIFLEKTAHSVALKQRRKAYKFAVLFVDLDRFKIVNDSLGHLAGDRLLVEISARLKSCLRPQDLVARLGGDEFAILLHDIQSLEDATEVADRLQEKISAPLMLDGREIFPSASIGITFSTNEYSSVEQVIKDADIAMYQAKADGRAKYTIFDPEKIKPSLTFLQLDSALKRAIERQEFRLLYQPIFKLKSQKLIGLEALIRWAHPKGKLLEPRHFLGQAEETGLTDSIGQWTLQESCRQLKAWEQQSESVFPIVLSVNVSKHQFYHSDLINLLRNLIEQYQISASNLKLEITEATIMEDIQTSINIVKCLSKLGVAVLIDDFGTGYSSLNHLHELPIDALKIDQSFISGIDQDASSASFTIVQSIISLAHNLGIEVIAEGIECARHITWLKAFKCDYGQGFYFGKPLTAEQVYPLLKAG; encoded by the coding sequence ATGAAACTTAGTCAGGGAAAAGAAGCTCACCCACTCAGCCAGCCAGATCCTAGCCAGTTTACACTTTTGATAAAAGACGAAGCTCGAAGCCTAACCATACCCCTAGGCAAAAATTTTTACTCAATTGGACGCGATCAAGACAGAGATATCCAGCTGCTCTGTCAGGGTATATCGCGCTACCATGCCAGCCTGATGTGGCTCAGCGGTAGTTATCACATTGTCGATGGAGAGCCCGGCGGACGGCTGAGCAGAAACGGCGTTTTTGTGAATGGGAAAGCCATCAAAAAGGGGATTATAAAAGCCGGAGACAAAATAGTCTTTTGCAAGAACGTGAGCGGAGAAATAGAAGAAAATCCATTTGTATCGGCAGACGAAAAAACGATCTTAGAAAATTTGGTCGAGCCTGGAAAAGTCAAGCACTTTGGGCGCAATCACAGTCGCTTAGATGTCAAGGATGAGGCCGACTTCAGCCTTTTTTCCGACTGTCCTGATCTGTTCATGAAAATTGACTTTGAAGGCCGGATCTTAAGCTTCCAGAATGGGACAGATCCTGAGCTGCCAAAATTGTCGCTGTCGCAGCTCGGAAAAACAGTTTCAGAATGCTTTCCGGTCGATTTTTGTCTCAACCTGTTTAAGCATATTCAGCAGGTTGGAAAAAGCAAAACTTTGCACTCCTTTGAGGTTTCTATACCTCAGAATGGTCATTTTTTGTTTTGTGAGCTGAGAGTTTTTCCTGGCGTCGATTCCCACAGCGTTGTGATTGTTCGCAACATAAATCAGCGCAAAATTTTAGAGCGAAAGCTCATGCTCGAAGCTGTCCATGACAGTTTGACGGGATTGCCTAATCGGGCAATTTTTTTGGAAAAGACGGCCCACTCTGTTGCCCTGAAGCAGCGCAGAAAGGCCTATAAGTTTGCCGTTCTCTTTGTCGATCTGGATCGCTTCAAAATTGTCAACGACAGTTTGGGACATTTGGCGGGCGATCGCCTGCTAGTTGAGATTTCGGCTCGGCTAAAGTCCTGTCTTAGACCCCAGGACCTTGTCGCCCGCTTGGGGGGTGATGAGTTTGCTATTTTGCTCCACGACATTCAGTCACTTGAGGATGCTACGGAGGTGGCTGACCGACTTCAGGAGAAGATTTCAGCTCCGCTGATGCTGGATGGTAGAGAAATTTTTCCGAGTGCTAGCATTGGCATTACCTTCAGCACCAATGAATACAGCAGTGTGGAACAGGTGATCAAAGATGCTGATATAGCTATGTACCAGGCCAAGGCGGATGGTCGGGCTAAATATACTATTTTTGATCCAGAAAAAATTAAACCATCCCTCACATTCTTGCAGCTAGATAGCGCTCTAAAGCGAGCAATTGAGCGCCAGGAATTCAGGCTTTTGTATCAGCCGATCTTTAAGCTTAAAAGCCAGAAGCTAATTGGTTTAGAAGCTTTGATTCGCTGGGCTCATCCCAAGGGAAAATTACTGGAGCCAAGGCATTTTCTTGGGCAGGCTGAGGAAACTGGATTGACGGACTCCATCGGTCAATGGACACTGCAAGAGTCCTGTCGCCAGCTAAAGGCATGGGAGCAGCAGTCGGAGTCAGTGTTTCCCATTGTTTTGAGCGTCAATGTTTCCAAGCACCAGTTCTACCACTCAGATCTGATCAATCTGCTTCGGAATTTAATTGAACAGTATCAAATCAGCGCTTCTAATCTCAAACTTGAAATCACTGAGGCTACTATTATGGAAGATATCCAGACTTCCATTAACATTGTTAAATGCCTGAGCAAATTAGGCGTGGCGGTCTTGATTGATGATTTCGGTACTGGCTATTCTTCGCTTAATCACCTTCACGAACTGCCCATTGATGCGCTTAAAATTGATCAATCTTTCATTAGCGGTATCGATCAGGATGCCTCCAGCGCGAGCTTTACGATTGTTCAATCTATCATCAGTTTGGCACACAACCTGGGTATTGAAGTGATTGCTGAAGGTATAGAGTGTGCTCGCCACATAACCTGGCTAAAGGCGTTCAAATGTGACTATGGCCAAGGCTTTTACTTTGGTAAGCCGCTGACGGCAGAGCAAGTTTATCCGCTGTTAAAAGCTGGTTGA
- a CDS encoding EAL domain-containing protein — translation MLKSPTNPMQDTSLLLCHELRTPLTSIQGALKLLNCQHLASLPDDAQHLLAIAIDNADRLVRLTNALEVEPTPLLTVLSSAKIELLQLENDLYQAAKQRDFYLAYQPIICLETSQIIGFEALARWRHGSRGEIPPQVFIPLAEKTNLIGEIGLFLLNEACRQLRQWQTDFPFSTPLTMSVNLSAIQLQNEELVEQVGQILLQNSLSPGSLKLEITESALVEDEVAAVETLVKLQQLGVQIYIDDFGTGYSSLGRLQELPFNTLKIDQSFVRNKNWVMSETIFMLAQKLKLDVIVEGVESLEDLIVLRQLGYRKMQGYFFSKPTDPVGISALLNHKNLEYKSNFFKASSCAATV, via the coding sequence ATGCTAAAGAGTCCAACCAATCCCATGCAGGATACTTCTCTGCTCCTCTGCCACGAGCTGAGAACTCCGTTGACCTCTATTCAGGGAGCCCTCAAGCTGTTGAACTGTCAGCACCTGGCTTCTCTGCCCGACGATGCTCAGCATCTGTTAGCGATCGCCATCGATAACGCCGATCGCCTAGTCCGGTTGACCAATGCCCTCGAAGTTGAACCAACTCCCTTGCTGACGGTGCTATCGTCGGCAAAAATTGAGCTGCTTCAGCTAGAAAACGATCTATATCAGGCGGCAAAGCAACGAGATTTTTACCTGGCCTATCAACCAATTATTTGTCTTGAGACCAGCCAAATAATTGGCTTTGAGGCCCTGGCTAGATGGCGACATGGCAGCCGTGGAGAAATCCCGCCGCAGGTTTTTATTCCCCTGGCCGAGAAGACAAACCTTATCGGCGAAATCGGCCTTTTTTTGCTAAATGAAGCCTGTCGCCAGCTGCGCCAGTGGCAAACCGACTTTCCCTTTAGCACTCCGCTCACCATGAGTGTAAACCTCTCGGCCATACAGTTGCAAAACGAAGAGCTTGTGGAGCAGGTTGGCCAAATTCTATTGCAAAACTCCCTATCTCCCGGCAGCCTTAAGCTGGAAATTACGGAGAGTGCCCTGGTTGAAGATGAAGTTGCCGCCGTGGAAACGCTAGTCAAGCTCCAGCAGCTTGGGGTGCAAATCTACATTGACGATTTTGGCACTGGATACTCCTCCCTCGGCAGACTTCAAGAACTACCCTTTAATACGCTTAAAATTGATCAATCGTTTGTCCGCAACAAGAACTGGGTGATGAGCGAAACCATTTTTATGCTGGCCCAAAAGCTAAAGCTCGATGTAATTGTAGAAGGGGTGGAAAGTCTAGAAGATTTGATAGTCCTTAGGCAGCTGGGATACCGAAAAATGCAGGGCTATTTTTTTTCTAAACCCACCGACCCCGTCGGCATATCAGCTTTGTTAAACCACAAAAACCTAGAATACAAATCTAATTTCTTTAAAGCCAGCAGTTGCGCAGCAACAGTGTAG
- a CDS encoding response regulator, producing the protein MQASSSPVQITVLSVACSPANCDRFERWLANHSRYHWILWESDDSFTLDSTRPPDLILLGHGAGLESLAALAAQWPTAKVIVILESEQEAEASLWLSRGVDDYWVSPQLSEIRFLHTLQRLAAPPCATAQPSATDTPMRRRAERAAEMASRVNYQLMADLSHDLRIPLNRILGFSQLLLEEASLTPQQQDTLSTIYTSGEYLLKRLNSVLAMTQPEPMAPLVRSGHGVVGLAPGSPSYRILIVDDDWTSRVLLQTLLAPLGFELQVATNGRDGIIQWADWQPHLICIAMAMADLDGYETVYHLRAIECRQLRPETAPQQFVATQIIALANSDKDDAFRVRAVGCNDWVEKPVQPNVMLEKIAKCLALKYIYAREPGWGGPVQATPNSADL; encoded by the coding sequence ATGCAAGCTTCTTCATCGCCTGTTCAAATTACGGTTCTGTCTGTTGCCTGTAGCCCGGCAAATTGCGATCGCTTTGAACGGTGGTTGGCCAACCACAGCCGCTACCACTGGATTCTGTGGGAGAGCGACGACAGTTTTACCCTAGACTCAACCCGACCACCCGACTTAATCTTGCTGGGGCATGGAGCCGGACTCGAGAGCCTGGCGGCTCTGGCAGCTCAGTGGCCCACGGCTAAGGTCATTGTGATCCTGGAGTCGGAGCAAGAAGCTGAGGCGAGTCTCTGGCTGAGTCGAGGGGTCGATGACTACTGGGTCAGCCCGCAGCTCTCGGAGATTCGCTTTTTGCATACCTTGCAGCGGTTGGCGGCCCCACCCTGCGCCACAGCGCAGCCCAGCGCCACCGATACCCCAATGCGCCGTCGCGCCGAGCGGGCAGCCGAAATGGCCAGTCGGGTCAACTACCAGCTGATGGCCGATCTCAGCCACGACTTACGAATCCCGCTCAATCGAATTTTGGGGTTCAGTCAATTGCTGCTGGAGGAGGCCAGCTTGACCCCCCAGCAGCAGGACACGCTGAGCACTATCTACACCAGCGGCGAGTATCTGCTGAAGCGGCTCAACAGTGTCCTGGCCATGACCCAGCCAGAACCTATGGCCCCGCTGGTGCGATCGGGCCACGGGGTTGTGGGACTAGCGCCGGGCTCTCCCTCCTACCGCATCTTGATCGTAGACGACGACTGGACCAGTCGCGTTCTGCTGCAAACCCTGTTGGCTCCCCTGGGGTTTGAGCTCCAGGTGGCAACCAACGGCCGCGACGGCATTATTCAGTGGGCGGACTGGCAGCCTCACCTGATCTGCATAGCTATGGCCATGGCCGACCTGGACGGCTACGAAACCGTTTACCACCTGCGCGCCATCGAGTGCAGACAGCTCCGCCCTGAGACAGCCCCGCAGCAGTTTGTCGCGACCCAGATCATTGCCCTGGCCAACAGCGACAAGGATGACGCCTTTCGGGTTAGGGCCGTTGGCTGCAATGACTGGGTGGAGAAACCGGTTCAGCCCAATGTCATGCTGGAGAAAATCGCCAAGTGTCTAGCGCTGAAGTATATCTACGCCAGGGAGCCAGGCTGGGGAGGGCCAGTTCAAGCTACGCCAAACTCCGCCGATCTGTGA
- a CDS encoding response regulator has protein sequence MTHCDPPATRETIAVVGNSAGVSAVVYPLRRQGYGVHCIAGGPTVLSELLTLAPELILLDLSEPDVDGHALCQQLQANPVTESIPVIVLGSLDNRGGQVKALSLGAIDDLSEPVAPEALLVKVANHLRVYRRQQRLMAENDRLRRELCDRNREGLRLQKASKRLSALIEHLTTHQQTERRLVQKSDVLQQFSRSLKELHRLSLTRFTSFEALLADYLQTGCQVLGFTGGLVGQVEEGDYIAQAMLSALPGLKPNLRCSLDDTFCGLAIRQQQTVCLAHVGADANLRQHPLYQALKLESYLGTPIVVDGTVYGSLCFFDTVPRPQGFKQHEREIIELMAQSISKVISTYRLEQNQQRAKAELQASEEKFRQLAEYIDSVFWIYELPDHRVSYVSPAYESLWGRSRDQLYQNPMAWLDAVHPGDRDRIYRSLPRLGDAAALASFTYDQEFRVAQPQGQQAWVRARAFPIGNEQGEVYRLVGIIEDLTQVKHQEEALRLIVEGTAAKTGQDFFESLVRYLAEVLRVRHALVTECLPSGNQRVSSLAFWQNGLLCKPQEYDTLGTPCERVVAGEVIYIPDQVQSLYPADRELRLLEAASFLGIPLVDQSGEVIGHLAVLDDKPMVADPTREMILRIFAARATAELERQRVEQALQLARATADAANQAKSTFLSNMSHELRTPLNSIIGFAQLINRDCNLDAETVGYLEIIRHSGEHLLALINDVLEMSKIEAGRVSVQVTGFDLAYLLLGLEAMLLLQAEAKGLGLTFDCDPAMPTYIATDEGKLRQVLINLLSNAIKFTPSGWVMLRVRCQPPLPGSPATASSQTPMALEFAVIDTGPGIAPEDIHQLFEPFSQTHTGLRSHQGSGLGLSISQQFVRLMGGDLTVETQVGQGSAFRFTLPVARVDGAEIPRTPDHAAGLKLAPGQPPYRLLVVDDHHANRHLLVRLLQSAGFEVRAAADGQAAVDQAQQWRPHLIWMAIRMAAVDGYEATRRIRALNLTPSPVIVALTSSPFEEERSKILAAGCDDFVPKPFRLKTILQKVATHLPVHYAAIASDSADADLAAPLRCTAAEIALWLQTMPSNWQQTLAQVAVAGSDHRLIQLLEQTETVPAAIAQTLTIWAKNFEFERILACFPPASP, from the coding sequence ATGACTCACTGTGACCCTCCTGCAACCCGTGAGACCATCGCTGTTGTGGGCAATTCTGCCGGGGTCAGCGCGGTGGTTTACCCCCTCCGGCGGCAGGGCTATGGCGTGCACTGCATTGCCGGGGGGCCGACCGTTCTGAGCGAGCTTCTGACGCTGGCTCCTGAGCTGATTTTGCTCGATCTGTCTGAGCCGGATGTCGATGGTCACGCCCTGTGCCAGCAACTCCAGGCTAACCCGGTAACAGAAAGTATTCCAGTCATAGTGCTGGGCTCTTTAGACAATCGGGGTGGCCAGGTCAAAGCCCTCTCGCTGGGGGCGATCGACGATCTGAGCGAGCCCGTCGCCCCCGAGGCACTGCTGGTGAAGGTGGCGAACCATCTGCGGGTGTATCGACGGCAGCAGCGGTTAATGGCTGAAAATGACCGTTTGCGGCGGGAGCTTTGCGATCGCAATCGCGAAGGGCTCAGGCTGCAGAAAGCGTCAAAGCGCCTGTCGGCTCTGATTGAACACCTGACGACTCACCAGCAGACAGAGCGGCGGCTGGTGCAAAAGTCCGATGTGCTGCAACAGTTTAGCCGCAGCCTGAAAGAGCTGCATCGCCTCAGCCTGACCCGGTTTACCAGCTTTGAGGCCCTGCTGGCGGACTATCTTCAGACCGGCTGCCAGGTGTTGGGCTTTACCGGCGGCTTGGTGGGACAGGTGGAGGAGGGCGACTACATCGCCCAGGCCATGCTGAGCGCTCTACCGGGTCTGAAACCCAACCTGCGCTGTAGCCTAGACGACACCTTCTGCGGCCTGGCGATTCGTCAACAGCAGACCGTTTGCCTGGCCCACGTGGGAGCCGATGCCAACCTCCGCCAGCACCCGCTCTACCAGGCGCTAAAGCTGGAGTCGTACCTGGGCACACCGATCGTGGTAGACGGGACGGTATACGGCAGCCTCTGCTTTTTTGATACCGTCCCTCGGCCCCAGGGGTTTAAGCAGCACGAAAGAGAAATCATTGAGCTGATGGCCCAGAGCATCAGTAAGGTGATCAGTACCTACCGGCTGGAGCAAAACCAGCAGCGGGCCAAGGCCGAACTCCAGGCCAGCGAGGAGAAATTCCGCCAGCTGGCGGAATACATCGACAGCGTATTTTGGATCTACGAGCTGCCAGACCATCGAGTCAGCTACGTCTCCCCCGCCTACGAGAGCCTGTGGGGTCGCAGTCGAGACCAGCTGTACCAAAACCCCATGGCCTGGCTCGATGCGGTGCACCCCGGCGATCGCGATCGCATTTACCGCAGCCTGCCCCGCCTTGGCGACGCGGCGGCTTTGGCCAGCTTTACCTACGACCAGGAGTTTCGAGTCGCCCAGCCCCAGGGACAGCAAGCCTGGGTACGGGCGCGCGCCTTCCCCATTGGCAACGAGCAGGGGGAGGTCTACCGCCTGGTGGGAATCATCGAAGACCTGACCCAGGTCAAACACCAGGAAGAAGCGCTGCGGCTGATAGTGGAGGGTACCGCCGCCAAGACCGGCCAGGACTTTTTTGAATCGCTAGTGCGCTACCTGGCCGAGGTTCTGCGGGTGCGCCATGCCCTGGTCACCGAATGCCTGCCCTCTGGCAATCAGCGGGTTAGCAGCCTGGCCTTCTGGCAAAACGGACTGCTGTGCAAGCCCCAGGAGTACGACACGCTGGGCACCCCCTGCGAGCGAGTGGTGGCGGGGGAGGTGATCTACATCCCCGATCAAGTGCAGTCTCTCTACCCTGCCGATAGAGAGCTACGGCTGTTAGAGGCCGCCAGCTTTTTGGGCATTCCCCTGGTCGATCAGTCGGGAGAGGTCATTGGCCACCTGGCGGTGCTCGACGACAAACCCATGGTGGCCGATCCAACCCGCGAAATGATTTTGCGCATTTTTGCCGCCCGGGCCACCGCAGAACTAGAGCGGCAGCGGGTGGAGCAGGCCCTACAGCTGGCCCGCGCCACCGCCGATGCCGCCAACCAGGCCAAAAGCACCTTTCTATCTAACATGAGCCACGAGCTGCGCACCCCCCTCAACAGCATCATTGGGTTTGCCCAGCTGATCAACCGCGACTGCAATTTAGACGCCGAGACCGTAGGCTACTTAGAGATCATTCGCCACAGCGGCGAACACCTGCTGGCGCTGATCAACGATGTGCTCGAAATGTCTAAGATCGAGGCGGGGCGCGTCTCGGTGCAGGTTACCGGCTTCGATTTGGCTTACCTGCTGCTGGGCCTGGAGGCCATGCTGCTGCTGCAGGCAGAGGCCAAAGGCTTGGGGCTGACCTTTGACTGCGATCCGGCCATGCCGACCTACATCGCTACCGATGAAGGCAAACTGCGGCAGGTTTTAATCAACCTGCTGAGCAATGCCATCAAGTTTACCCCCTCGGGCTGGGTGATGCTGCGGGTGAGATGCCAACCGCCCCTGCCGGGGTCGCCAGCGACGGCCTCGTCCCAGACGCCCATGGCCCTGGAGTTTGCGGTCATCGACACCGGCCCCGGCATTGCCCCTGAAGACATCCACCAGCTGTTTGAGCCCTTTAGCCAGACCCATACCGGCCTGCGATCGCACCAGGGGAGCGGGCTAGGGCTCAGTATTAGCCAGCAGTTTGTTCGCCTGATGGGGGGCGACCTAACCGTGGAAACCCAGGTGGGCCAGGGCTCAGCGTTCAGGTTTACCCTGCCGGTAGCCAGGGTAGACGGTGCCGAGATTCCCCGCACCCCGGACCATGCCGCTGGTCTCAAGCTAGCTCCCGGCCAGCCTCCCTACCGCCTACTCGTGGTGGACGACCACCACGCCAATCGCCACTTGCTAGTGCGGTTGCTTCAGTCGGCGGGGTTTGAGGTGCGGGCCGCCGCCGATGGCCAAGCCGCCGTTGACCAGGCCCAGCAGTGGCGGCCCCACCTGATCTGGATGGCCATTCGCATGGCGGCTGTAGACGGCTACGAGGCCACCCGCCGGATCAGAGCCCTCAACCTTACCCCCAGCCCAGTGATCGTGGCGCTGACCTCCAGTCCCTTTGAAGAAGAGCGGTCTAAGATCTTGGCCGCCGGGTGCGACGACTTTGTGCCCAAGCCCTTCCGACTCAAAACAATTCTGCAAAAAGTGGCCACCCACCTGCCCGTGCACTACGCCGCCATAGCGTCGGACTCCGCAGACGCCGACCTGGCAGCACCGCTCCGCTGCACCGCCGCAGAGATCGCCCTGTGGCTTCAGACAATGCCCTCAAACTGGCAGCAAACCCTAGCCCAGGTGGCGGTAGCTGGCTCCGACCACCGTCTGATTCAACTGCTAGAGCAGACTGAAACCGTGCCCGCTGCGATCGCTCAAACCCTGACCATTTGGGCAAAAAACTTCGAGTTCGAGCGCATTTTGGCCTGCTTCCCTCCGGCCTCGCCGTAG
- a CDS encoding sensor histidine kinase, translated as MAIPRLRFKPIRLLEQLPLVVVLEIPYLLQMLTVVGLASWMLVQYRRVIVTEIATDLQEETTERVAAYLDYQTSMVARLNETHVAAVETQLLDLNNFEQLGQFFWQQMQSYPVDYINYANPVGEFLGVERLEDGTLVINETRRDDLEHMTIYQTDGRGQRTQAVVSPAPEPVPEEEWYAAAAAAGRPLWSPIYAWHDQPEVLSISASYPLYTPQGELLGVMGTDMVLTQMGQFLQAIQVSPSAQIFIVERSGLLVASSDGGVSFATVGGEAQRLLATDSPNLLVQAAAKQLVDTGGLELAAPTTLSLNLPQGRQFVSAMPWQDALGLDWIVVVVVPEADFLTQLNAYLHITLLLALLSLAIAMLMALLTNRWINRPIQQLAVASRAIAAGDRTHPPTGQGLRELTMLSTAFHQMAGQVADALDQLENRVAERTVALAQAKGAAEAANRSKSLFLANMSHQLRTPLNIILGFIQVMQRDGAVAEPHREALASMYRSADYLLVQINNLLLASKLDIDEGPAIVSTWVDLELLLHNLQAQFSPPLPHLAHPPVEFWVEVEGAVPQNICIDEAKLYQSLANLLENAFRFTAHGQVILRLAGQRQGTAASTPPFAPEATPRQQYRLTFSVTDTGPGIDQDELDGLFRPLEQTESGQRSQQGSGLGLFICQEYVRLLGGQLLCHSQPGCGSCFEFTVPLSGSAQTLGAIAAAPGRAPVVAPLPPPPQAKHLAIMPKEWCDQLLQAATLGDDIMVLGLLQRIPPEGAELSNWLRRWATDYQFDHILELFQPPPPQPDAAH; from the coding sequence ATGGCAATACCTAGATTGCGCTTTAAACCTATCCGCTTGCTAGAGCAGCTACCGCTAGTCGTCGTCCTGGAGATTCCCTACCTGCTGCAAATGCTGACGGTGGTCGGTTTGGCCAGCTGGATGCTGGTGCAGTATCGGCGAGTGATCGTGACCGAGATCGCCACCGACCTGCAGGAGGAAACCACCGAGCGAGTTGCCGCCTACCTCGATTACCAGACCTCAATGGTGGCTCGGCTAAACGAAACCCACGTAGCGGCGGTAGAGACCCAGCTGCTCGATTTAAATAACTTTGAGCAGTTAGGACAGTTCTTTTGGCAGCAGATGCAGAGTTACCCCGTTGACTACATCAACTATGCCAACCCAGTCGGGGAGTTTCTGGGGGTAGAGCGGCTGGAAGACGGCACCCTGGTAATTAACGAAACCCGCCGGGATGACCTAGAGCACATGACTATTTACCAAACCGATGGCCGGGGGCAGCGCACCCAGGCGGTGGTGTCCCCGGCCCCCGAGCCCGTGCCAGAAGAGGAGTGGTACGCAGCGGCGGCCGCGGCGGGGCGGCCGCTGTGGAGCCCAATTTATGCCTGGCACGACCAGCCGGAGGTGCTCTCGATCTCGGCCAGCTATCCCCTCTACACCCCCCAGGGCGAGCTATTGGGCGTGATGGGGACAGACATGGTACTCACCCAGATGGGGCAGTTTCTACAGGCCATTCAGGTGAGCCCCTCGGCCCAAATTTTTATCGTGGAGCGCAGTGGTCTGCTGGTGGCCAGCTCCGACGGTGGCGTTTCCTTTGCGACGGTTGGCGGTGAAGCCCAACGCCTGCTGGCCACCGACAGCCCCAATCTTTTAGTGCAGGCCGCCGCCAAACAGTTGGTAGACACGGGCGGGCTAGAGCTCGCTGCCCCCACTACCCTAAGTCTGAATCTGCCCCAGGGGCGGCAGTTTGTCAGCGCGATGCCCTGGCAAGATGCCCTGGGGCTTGACTGGATTGTGGTAGTGGTGGTGCCTGAGGCCGACTTTTTGACGCAGCTCAATGCTTACCTGCACATCACCCTGCTGCTGGCGCTGTTGTCCTTAGCCATTGCGATGCTGATGGCGCTGCTGACCAACCGCTGGATCAATCGCCCGATTCAGCAACTAGCTGTGGCCAGTCGGGCGATCGCGGCGGGCGATCGCACCCACCCCCCCACCGGGCAGGGGCTGCGCGAGCTAACCATGCTATCGACGGCCTTTCATCAGATGGCGGGGCAGGTAGCCGATGCCCTAGACCAGCTAGAAAACCGGGTCGCAGAACGCACCGTTGCCCTGGCCCAGGCCAAGGGGGCAGCGGAGGCCGCCAACCGGTCTAAAAGTCTGTTTTTGGCCAACATGAGCCACCAGCTGCGGACACCGCTCAACATTATTTTGGGGTTTATTCAGGTGATGCAGCGCGATGGGGCGGTTGCCGAACCCCACCGCGAGGCCCTAGCCAGCATGTACCGCAGCGCTGACTACCTGCTGGTGCAAATTAACAATCTTCTGCTGGCCTCTAAACTCGACATCGATGAGGGGCCAGCCATCGTCTCCACCTGGGTAGATTTGGAACTGCTGCTGCACAATCTTCAGGCCCAGTTCTCGCCCCCCCTGCCCCATCTCGCCCATCCGCCAGTGGAATTCTGGGTAGAGGTGGAGGGGGCGGTGCCCCAAAACATCTGCATCGATGAGGCCAAGCTGTACCAGAGCCTGGCCAATCTGCTGGAAAATGCCTTTAGATTTACGGCCCATGGGCAGGTGATCCTGCGTTTAGCTGGGCAGCGGCAGGGGACGGCGGCCTCAACGCCCCCCTTTGCCCCGGAGGCCACGCCTCGACAGCAGTACCGCCTGACCTTTTCGGTCACCGACACCGGCCCCGGCATCGATCAAGACGAACTAGATGGTCTGTTTCGCCCCCTGGAGCAGACTGAGTCGGGGCAGCGATCGCAGCAGGGCAGCGGCCTCGGTCTGTTTATCTGCCAGGAGTACGTTCGCCTGCTGGGAGGACAGCTCCTGTGCCACAGCCAACCCGGCTGCGGCAGCTGTTTCGAGTTCACGGTGCCGCTGTCGGGCAGTGCCCAGACCCTAGGGGCGATCGCCGCTGCCCCCGGCAGGGCTCCCGTGGTTGCCCCCCTGCCGCCCCCTCCCCAGGCCAAACACCTGGCAATCATGCCCAAAGAGTGGTGCGACCAGCTGCTGCAAGCGGCAACCCTAGGAGACGACATTATGGTTCTAGGGTTGCTCCAGAGAATTCCCCCCGAGGGAGCGGAGCTGAGTAACTGGCTGCGTCGCTGGGCCACCGACTATCAATTCGACCACATCCTGGAGCTGTTTCAGCCGCCCCCCCCGCAGCCGGACGCAGCCCACTAG
- a CDS encoding TIGR04283 family arsenosugar biosynthesis glycosyltransferase, producing the protein MAVSIIIPTWNEAACLGRTLNGLQGLNPAPREIVLVDGGSGDRTLAIARAWADRLPLRVLQAPAAGRAVQMNWGASTARGDVLCFLHADTLVPDDLVPLVEGTLANPSVAGGGFVSLMSGPHQTRWGISLHNALKTYYAPLLFRPHLFVRGLRLLFGDQVMFCRRADFLACGGFDPALPIMEEADLCLKLCRRGRLRQLSRVVQSSDRRVAAWGTLKANAIYLMIGVLWGIGVPATTLKRFYEEVR; encoded by the coding sequence ATGGCGGTTTCGATCATTATCCCCACCTGGAATGAGGCGGCCTGTCTGGGCCGCACCCTCAACGGGTTGCAGGGACTCAACCCTGCCCCACGCGAGATTGTGCTGGTGGACGGGGGAAGCGGCGATCGCACCCTGGCGATCGCCCGTGCCTGGGCCGATCGCCTACCGCTGCGGGTGCTTCAGGCTCCCGCAGCGGGGCGAGCGGTGCAGATGAACTGGGGGGCCAGCACCGCCAGGGGCGACGTGCTGTGCTTTCTCCACGCCGATACCCTGGTACCCGACGATCTGGTGCCGCTGGTTGAGGGCACCCTGGCCAACCCATCGGTGGCGGGGGGCGGTTTTGTCTCCCTGATGAGCGGGCCGCACCAAACCCGCTGGGGTATTTCGCTGCACAACGCGCTCAAAACCTACTACGCACCGCTGCTGTTTCGCCCCCATCTGTTTGTGCGGGGGCTGCGGCTGCTGTTTGGCGACCAGGTGATGTTCTGTCGCCGAGCCGACTTTCTGGCCTGCGGCGGCTTTGACCCGGCCCTGCCGATTATGGAAGAAGCCGATCTGTGCCTGAAGCTGTGCCGCCGGGGTCGCCTCCGCCAGCTCAGCCGGGTGGTGCAATCCTCTGACCGACGGGTGGCCGCCTGGGGAACCCTCAAGGCCAACGCCATCTACTTGATGATCGGGGTGCTCTGGGGAATTGGGGTACCTGCGACTACCCTAAAACGTTTCTACGAAGAGGTTCGTTAG